From the genome of Mastacembelus armatus chromosome 21, fMasArm1.2, whole genome shotgun sequence:
AGATACTTAATAAAATTGTTACTTTactgcctttttttctttctttattacatataaatatcaaacataGATGAGATTAAATCTCAATATTATTTGTTTGATGGACTGTTTTGCAAGTTCTTGACCCTGTGTGCTTTGTTGAAATACATTTGTAATGAGTAGCCAGAGTTAGTTAACCTTGGTATGTAATGCAGGAAGGCTAGAGCCCATATTTGAAACCGTTTGTGTCCATATCACCCGTTAATGCAACAGACATTTTGTAGACAAAACATAATATTTGTAGCTATTATAGCACAAACTAATTTTATCTTTATAAAAAAAGCTTTGCAAACTTTCCATCACATTTGGacttaatgttttttgtgttctcACAGAGTATTTGACAAGAAAGCAGCCCCTGTTAACATGTCTAAGCTGTTGAGCTTTGGCTATGCAGATGATAACAAACCAATAGTCAACAATGATGTTTGAAGTAAGTATCAcagtgtttctgacagtttcaGTTACAATCTTCGATGTTGCCatgaatcatttcttttattgcattttcaCTATGCTATAAAAACTCACCTCTAGTAtaataaaaggaaacaaaaacaagccaTTGAGCTACGTATTTATGGATTATATGGGCCTCAATCTGTGGATAGAGCtcataaattattttgaaaaagctGAGGTGTGACGCTTTAAGGTCACAATCATTTAAGAATTTATGACAACCTTCTACAATATAATGCAGAGATTATTGGTGAAGTAATTGACAGTGATTAGATGAATGATTCATATgctcatatatatatttctatttcaaCAGATTAGAAGACTGCCAGTGTGTGAGAAACTCAAATGCTTCCAGTGGGAATAGTTGCCATACCCTGACCATAATAGCTTCAGCCCTTCATTCTGAGCCACATCAAGCATTTATGTTACGCTTTTGGTGTCATGTCAGATGTATCATTCAAGTGTGAAAGTTAGTCACTAAATTAAAGCTATGACCTTTTAATTGTCTGTTAAGTGGTACCTGTTTTTAATTAAGGAAGGCACCAGTTAACTAAGTTTTTTGCTGTCTGTAACTATGAAAGAAAGTTAATAAAAGTTTGATAAGCCAAATAAAACTAACTTTTTTTCACAGACACCAAAATTGTATGATATTTCAGAATTTTAATAACACTATAACATTCTAGCAAATGATGGGAAACAATCATAAAGCATATAAAATACAGtgcataatttgtttttgttgatttgtcaGGGAAAATGTACACTGAACAATCAACATGTCTATTAGCTGTACACAGAGTTGGCTTggtgtttcattgttttaacaCACCAGTGTGTTGCATGCCAATGTCAAAAGTTATTTGCAGCGTTCTTCAAGAAATCTGCGTAACACATTCCTTGCTTCAGTTCGGCTGCTGGTAAGACATTACACACTCCAGCTCATGATTATGCAAGTTTGGAAGTTTATGTCACATGTCAAGTGGATGTCATTGAAGTGGATGTCATTGTTGTTGATGAGGTGTTCTTTTGAAGCTTTACTACTGCTTTAGAGCTGAGGGGATTTTTTTTGAAGGATCTTTCTCTGTTTCGGGGTGGTAGATGTTTTTGCTAGAGTGAGGACATGCTACTTCTCTCTCTGGAGCCAATCAATATCAAGGTCAGATGTCAACACTATATCAACTCCGCCATCAGATATAATTTGTATTTGAAAAACAGCTGCATCTGGTATTGAGAGGCTTTACAGTAGAGCtttgtgaagacattttaaacTTAATCTTCAATTGCGTACAGCAGTCATGGCGCCAATTTTGCTTAACTGTATGGGGAATGACCAAAATGAGTACATCAAGTAAGTGTTTTAATTTCTTAAGTTAGTTCTGAACTAAGTGTTTTTGGttgctttttaaaacactttttgtgaATATACAAATGCCCAGTGTCATAGTGTTGGGACATTTTCTTCTAGTGTTCTgcaaatatattaatattttgcaCTAAATTACTCTTAGGCAACAGGTCCAAGTGAAAAATCCCTACTTAGACACAATGGAGGAGGACATTCTCTACCACTTCAACTTGAGCACCAAGACTCACAACCTTCCAGAAATGTTTGGAGATATTAAGGTTAGTGAAATAAAGATAGCTTTGAGGAACTGGGTTTGGATTTACAACCTTAAAGGCTAGAAAGTAGAATTTAATAGTCGCCTCTCTGTCGTTTTccatagtttgtgtgtgttggtggtaGCTCAAATCGCATGAAGGCTTTTGCCCAGTTCATCCACCAGGAGCTGAAACTGCCTGGAAACCCAGAAGAAATCAAGGACATCTGTGAGGGAACTGATCGCTACTGCATGTACAAAGTGGGACCAGTGCTGTCTATAAGTGTAAGTTTTCATAAACAGTTTGCACAGCAGATGACACATATTTAATTCTAGTAACAAGTCcttaaaatataattatgtgactgattttaaaaacaaatttctgtttattgtaaatattacaGCATGGCATGGGTGTCCCATCAATCTCCATCATGCTCCATGAGCTCATCAAACTGCTCCACCATGCCCACTGCCATGATGTGGTGCTATTTCGCCTTGGAACATCTGGTGGAGTTGgtaaaaacagtttgttttgttttttttttttttgcttaaaaggTGATGAAAAACTTTATCTGTACCTTTTAGTGAAGTGAATTTTTCAAGCGATGCCTGTCAGTAATGTACTCCTCTATTGATGATACCAGAATTCTAAGTATATAAAAATTTCTACCCCATCATTTCAAGGTCTGGCTCCAGGAACAGTGGTGATCACCGATAAAGCAGTGGATTACTCATTCTGCCCCAGGTTTGAGCAGGTAGTTCTGGGGAAGGTTATCACCAGGAGTACTGAGTTGGATGAAGGAGTGGCCAGCGAGCTTCTGCAGTGCTCCTCTGAGCTTCAAAACTTTCCTGCAGTGATTGGAAACACCATGTGCACCCACGATTTCTATGAAGGTACAGCATAAACAGAATCTATTGCTCAAATTGTTTCTGATCACATCTGCAATTCACTTAGAGCACAGGCGAAAACTTCAAAAGGCCATATCCAATGGGCATGTACTGACAAATCCTGTGCTGTGTCTGTCCAGGTCAAGGCCGACTTGACGGGGCTCTCTGTTCCTTCTCTCATGGAGAAAAAATGGAGTATCTGAGGAGAGCTTATGAGGCCGGAGTGAGAAATATTGAAATGGAGTCCACTGTCTTTGCTGCTATGTGCCGTGTTTGTGGTCTCAAAGGTaatgtttttagaaaaagtAGAACActgtacattcacacacacttcactgaTGGATTTACAGTCTAAAGATGAACATATTATGTATAATCTCTACTCCCGTGCATTAGTCTACAAGATATGGTTCAATAAAACTTACATTGTAGAAAATAGCCATTAGAATAGATGTATATGCAGTACAGTGTCCCACTCAAACTGACTTAATTATCTTTGCTCCAATGATGCCTCAAGTGACAAACAAGGACATTTTACCATGTAATAATTGACTGCTAAtctcttctttcccttttaGCTGCTGTGATTTGTGTTACATTGTTGAACCGCTTTGAGGGAGACCAGATCGCCTCCCCTCATGATGTTCTGCTAGAGTACCAGCAGAGACCTCAAATCCTGGTGTCCCACTTTATCAAGAAACGCCTGGGAAATATTGTCTGAGACACCTTCAGACTGATATGTGGATATGTGTATATACCGTATTTAACCTGTTAATATAAGCATTACATAACTATTAGCTGTTAACTATTTAAAAAGTTaagttttttttcatgaaacaaaaatattaagtatgttgcatatatacacatataagtatgtactgtatctaataatatttaatgttcTGGTACTTGGGGGTGGGGGAGGGGTGTAAAGGCTTAAAGCTTGTGATCTTTTAGTGGCATCTCTAGTATATTTGTTAAATGAGAAATAAGTTGATCCTTAGTAATATCATCCTTTCCCACAAACTGTGCCAATGATGAATGTTGTTAGAAAATACCTGGAGACATGAATTACATTGTAGCTTCTGCCTTACTTGTTAACAGCTTCTTAATACAAATGCACACTTCCTGAGACTACATTGGCTGTCAATACTTTTTGATAAATGTGCAGGGGTAGTCATTTTTCATCTATTGGAATTACATATCATCATTCAGATATTGTTTGGTGCTATATTGCCTATGAGGTGCTGCAGTgtaaaaaaactacaataaagGTCAATAACAACAATTTGTACTCTGTCACTTGGTGATCAATACCAAATACCAGTGTATCAGTTTAGTttactacagctgctactgtacccaacagcatgaaaacaaagcGTAATCGACACATCACATAATGCTTAAAACAGAACAAGGGTTGGTTTGACTTGCTCATATGATCTCAGTAAGACCATGGTTAAAATTTGAGTATGGATTTGGTGTCTCTTCGAGGTAGTTTAGGGGGCGTGATAACAGATAGAACCTCTTTGGCATACTGACTGTGGTGCAGCCCAGCCTCCCGCAGAGCCTGCTCAACCCTTACTCTTGGATCAGACACAATCtagaaaacagatgtaaaaaaaattaaaaacacacaaaataattcattttcagttgtgtCACACTAGATTACGCTCACTACACATTTAATACTTAAAATAAGATGAATCACAACTTGGTTTTTGAGGAGATTTTTACTGTTTCACAATCATGAGCCACTGCCTGGATTACTTAATAACAAAAATTCTAACCTGCTGTCTACAATGATGACAAACCACACAGAGACCACACACATatagaccacacacacatacatagacacacTCTGCAGTACAGTGACTGACTTGGGGACCTTGAGATCAAGGCTGTTTAACCAGTTCGCTGAGATGAGGACAAACATTGTTTGACCAGAGAACCAGCTTACATAATTTCTCCCACTTCATGGGTCACTGGTTTATCTCACCCATTATGAAGCAAAACATAAATGGTCGAATACACTTATGAAAACTGaggagggttagggttgggcTATAGTTATAGGTTCATGACATGAAGAGCGGAATTGAGGAATTTAGGAGAAAATACCTTGCAGCTGTAATGCTTTTGTAACCATACAAACAAAAGCCAAAGGTAACAGGACAGTAGATGCTTTCATGcctcacctgtgtgtctgtgtacgtGTTAATACTGTAGAGAGGCCTCTGAAGGTCAAACTCCATTGCATTCAACTGTCGACTCTTCCAAGCATGTGTATCTGCCATTATCCTCTCTGGGTCTGCCTCTGCCACCACCCGGACCTAATATAAATAGGAAGAATCATTTAGTAAAGTAATAACATTCAATTGTCTTCTTACTTCTTGCCATAAGGTGGCAGTGATGCTCTGACTCATATAATAATGAGTCCAAGTCTCCCTTCTGGATCATTTCAGCGGATGCAGATAATGATCAACCTGGTTTCTGAGAGCTTCCAGAcgattctgtttctcttcttcttttctctgacgCTCAAGCTCCTGcgcctctctctcttctctgcgTCGCTGTAACATATCGGACCGAAACTGCACCCTAGGGGGAGCACAGAGAGTGTGGACATCAGACCTAAACAGCCCCTTTTCTCTGCCACTGCCACAACCAACATTACCTACTGTATCACTCCTGACACAGCAAGCCTCTGGGCTGTGCAGGACTTTATGAAGCTGCCACAGCTCCTCTTCCATTATCACTTTATATCTCTTTCTCAGCTCTTTCTCAGAGTCCTCTTCTCATTCCTGCTAGACCATAGTCTCTTGGTCAAATCAGCACCAATAACTGATATTTATTGCCAAGCAATGAGAATGCTTGCAGGGAAATGCTAAGCAAATCAcaccaaacagaaaatatttcgAAGGCAGAATCACCTATTTTTCAAGAGTAGCTTAACAACAGCCTGAAAAGCAGTGTTTCACTGCCCTCTCTAGGTGACAGCCTCAAGTGTTTTGCACTTTTAATAATGTCTAATAATGGGTACTGACACTCTGCAGTGCATTTCCACATCAATAGGTTTAACCACCAGAAATCGTTGTTTAACAAGATCTTTAGTAAGCATTAAGAGTGTATAAAGCCAAGTACATCAGGGGTAGACGAATACAGCAACAGAGGTAAAAGTTACCCTCCAATACATTGTTTCATATCTTCAGTCTGCAATGTTCAGTTTAATCCTAGAGCTATTTTGACATGAGGTGCAGTTTATCAGCCTCACTCACCGACTTTCAGTTAGAATGGTTGGTCCAGAAATTTAGTATTTCATGTTCATAAAGTTGGGTGACTCACAGtgaacagattaaaaaaagaaatgtcataGTGAAAGCAGCAGAGGATGAGATATAAAGATTTTTGGTCAGTAGTTAGACCTTTCTTgcctggaaaacacaaacagctttcAAACATCTCCAATGTCTGGGCCTTCTGCTTAAACGTGTAGACTTGTAAACAGCATGTGTCATAATTATTAATGATGCTTTCAGAGGCTCAGTAGTATTCCCTATGACTAGCAAAACCATTTTAACATGTAACATGGTCAGTATTAATAATGCTTTTTGTAATATACCTGTGATTGTAAGCAGTGGATGTTAGCCCATAAACCAAAAAGTTATCGTATGTGTAAATGAACTCACCTCTCTTTATCTCGCCTTGCCTGTTCTTCCATGATGCTCCTCAGATTAGCAAGTCTCTCTTGATCCCTCTGCTCCAGcacctccctcctcttctgctgctttaaataaaactgcCTGACCTGGGGGGAGAAAACAACAATTTACAAAGAATAATGACAAAAAGTTAGCACGAACAGTAGCCACACTTCCACTAATTTGACTCCCACAGAACTCTTAGGATCATCATGTGCTATTGATTGTGACAGAGCAGGAATCAGATAAGTGCAAATAGGGAGAATTAGATGATATTTCAATGTCTAGCCAACAATTGTGCTAAATTATATGGAATCCATTGCAGCCTAAATGCTCTCATTAATCAGAAAGTGTCTCAGGTTGCTCATGCTCTCCTAGCAGACCCCTGAGGAGAGAGTTAATTaaacagtcagacacacacacacacacacacacacacacacacacacacacactggtgtaGTTTTACCTGTGAATACAGCAACAAACTAAATTCAATAATCAAAAGTCCTTTAAATGCTGTAGTCATAAATGTCATAAATGCTAAGTAACGTGACAATAGTGTGATTTTGTCAAACCATAGCCATATATCCAAAGCCCTGGAATGTTGGTCATATGGTTTTACTTTATACAGAGCTCCTGCTGTGTCAAAATCCaatgtgctttttatttatctaaTACAAGTAAGTTATATAAGGGGGTCCACACATTTGGCACGCCTACAACACCCTCAATAACTTACAGTGAATGTTTTATAGGCATTCATCCTATATTACGTGAGAAGTCATTCATACActgatttacacacacacacacacaaaacgtTTTATGAACTGATGAGCCATGTATAATTTGACACTTTTAAGGAGGTGCCATCTATTTTGTGAAATCATCGATCATTGCATGTCAACTGCTCGGGTTCAAGCTGAGCCgatatgattttttttggcACATAATAACCATACATCTAAACTTAAGCCTTCTATACACATTCTCCATTAAAATATATCAGCTTATTCCTTCCGAGGACAGTCCTGCTTTCTCTCCATTTTGGGCTGGATGTATGCATCACAACAGGGCTAGCTGCAAGAATTTGAATTTAGAGTTAATTATTCTGTTTGTTATTCACACATAAAGATTTTATGAGCATGGTATAAAAAATACCATCGATCATCTGGAAAGAATATTCACTGTAATATAACTATTTGGGAAGCAATACAATAAAAGGTAAaaggtgtgtgtattttctcaTGAATAACACACAGAAACCTTAAAGCCCAAATGAATGCAGTCGTTGTACACGTTCATAAGCACAAGCATTCATATAAAACATGTGCTGCTTCACGTTCTAAAGCGTGTGATGAAGATAAgattactttttctttctgctgtgcCTTGATGGCGGCCTCTTTTTCTTGCTCCTTCTTTAACCttgcctcttcctcctcttgttGTCTAGCAGCTATAGCTGCCTCCAGCCTCGccacctcctcctgctgtgCCCGCCATTGCTGcagctacaaacacacatgcaaatacacaccagaaaaaacaaaaaaacaaaaagcaggttATTGTCCATCAACAGCTGCCTTGAAAGAATGACTCACAGCGAGACAACCAGCTGAGCCCCACTGCCATAGTGCCGTAGTGAGGTAAAAACTTTAGAAGAGGTGTCAAAGCTTCCTTTCGCACTTTGTGTTAGATCAGGTCCCACTGAATCATAAAGAAAACCCTTGCGTTTGAGTTCTATAATAAAAAACTTATTCTTACAAGGAGAGTGCTCTCCTTACACAACAGCTCAGTTCACATATTATACAAAATTTCAAAAAGTCATGTTTGAAGGACTTTTATTTAAGTAAGGGCATCTGAAAAATCCTATAAacttatcaaaaaaaaaatgcagaaatcaCCAAACATGAACAGACAGAACACTGACTGAATATTTCTGTTGTAAAATTATGCTCCTGTTTGCAGAGAAATCAGACTTCTCTCACTCAGCTAGATATTTGGAAACAGAGAGCCTAAATTTTTGACACACATGTAGACACGCACACTCCAACATTTGCCACGGAGTGAGCGAGTGAGTGACAGGTTCGTTATGCAGCAGACTCTGTGTGCGAGCTGGGTATTAAAGTGTTGCATTCCAACTGGGCAGACAGACTCACAGATCTATCAGTGGGGAGCTTAAGCATCCCTGAAGGAATTAACTGAAAATTAACATGGTCTCACACACATTAGCACCGGCAGTATCATCAAGTCAATCAGACTTGATGTCTGCCTGAGAAGAGAACAGCTGCTGTGTATTTGAGAAAGAACTTAGAACAATCCTGTCTCTAATCCAGTCCCATGTGACGGCATTGAATCTGGAGAAACGTTATGCTTTTTCTTTAGAAATACAATTGTTTTGTCATGCACTCAACTGAGCGGCATTAATGACACACAAGATTTACTGAATCGTTTAGTGGCTCTATTTTCATGAAATTTGGTTCAATATGCAATTTTCATGACCAAGAGATCAATCCTGAATGTTGACTATGAGTAATGACGGTAACTGCATTGTGTCAATATTTATCATATGCTGGGAttaatttacagttttcttGTACTGTCCACTTGTCCTGTTTTAAACTTTACGCCTGCTCTTTCCTTTTGAATGGCTGGTAATATATAATGTGCAATGTGTTGAAATTGATTCCTGTAAAACTTTCTGTAATATAAACTTGTAACTGTGAAAGGTCACTGTAATAATTCCAATGACTACTGGTGTTACCCCAGGCAAAATATCAGACCTATACAAAACCTCAATAGCATTCCTGCAACATTATTTTTAGCCATATAGCAAAACACTGATAGTCTATAAAACAAATCATAAATTTTTGAGACATGAGAAATGCCTGTGCTATGCCCTGTAAGTGTTTACACTTTATGATTAATTTTCCAATTTATTACTAGAGTACATCtattttatatacagtgtatacTTCAAATTTACCTATacactttaaacatattttggATCTTAGGGCTTCTAAGATGTTGAACATAAAATTGCAGTGTTACTGGTTTGATTCCTGCTGGGAGCCCTTTCTACATGCAACCCATCATCCCTGCTGTCTTATGTCATATCTCTGTATTGTTCGCcttttaagtaaataaaataaaacaattctgTCTCATTAAATTCCTCAACCTACGAAAACAGAAGAAGCCTTAAAATTAgagacactttttttaaaatagaaaaacaaggaCACATAATTAATTCATCCATCAAACTCCAGCCTGGCCCAGATAAGATACCTGCATGTTTGAAATAGTGAACCATGAGCGACAGTGTGTAAACAACATGGTGGGTCTGCCTGCAAATCATATTTTTGAGACATACACACAAGTGATGGATaacactgtctttgtttttttcataaagCAAAAAGTCCATGGAATAATCTGAAATGCCAGCTTACAGTCGATCCACTGTGAGCACAGTAAGATCCACAATGGCTGAATCTATTTTGCATGTCTTTCTTATTTAGGCATAGATGAAAGGGCATTTAAGggagaacaaagaaaataaaatggtcATTATGTACAGTCTACAGCAATTTGTCACTGGAATCTCATTTTCtgggtgtttttctgtgaattcAAAGGGAAATGGGACACCATTCTTTTTCATTGCAGCACAAAAAGCCTACAGAGATGTCAGAATAACAAAAGAATGATAGCCTTTTTATCTGTACACTGCAGCCTACTCAAATCCTTTAATATGACGGTACAGTTAAAGTGATGTCTTCTGTCAGGGAGAGATGCAGCATTCATCATAGGTTTCAATTGCAGGTCATTTAATGGCACACTTTAGATATACAACAGATGAGAGAAACAGTTTCGCTATGAACTCTGGCAAAACTACAAATCTTGAACCAATATCATTGCTGTGAATTAGAGCAGCAGCCTAGGGAAAATGAGTGGTGTATTTATTAGAATGGTACCTCTTACCTTTATGAGGGCCCATTCTACTGAGCAACATTAAGGACACGGGAtttactgaaacattaaagGGACGAGAACTTATGTCCATTAAGAgattagaaaaaagaaattgtgcatttatattcatatttccACAGCTAGTGCAAGGAATTCTCCCAAGGTCTATAACAGATACATCATTTTGCATCAGAAAAATTATGCACATATGAGCAATTAACTCTTCAGATAGCTGTCAGATGAAAGACTGTGTGGCCCACGCACTATCTCAACTCAACTCTGCCATGTCCAATCGGCCACCAGAGGGATGAAGAGCTGTACTTGTTAGTCACTAACACAATGGCAGGGGATCTGCTAACACACATTTCCCAGAGAACACTGTAATTACTGCAGGAagggcgcacacacacacacacacacacacacacacataacatcaTCTCGGCATAAGTTAATCTATAACAACGCTGTTCATATTGCAAAATCCTTTGCAAAgaataaaattagaaaaaatagattttgcagtaaaaaaaaacttccataatatgaaaacctttcttttctgctttccaTTATGTCGCTTGTCCTGTTGGCCTGCTCATCACTTTCCCACCTGAGCATTTTGCAACAATCTGCCATCCCTCCAGGCTTTGTTTACTCATCTGGAAAACACAATCACTCATCAAAGATGCCTGGGAGTGAGATATAAGTGGGAGGCAAAATGAAAGCAAGGACAGAGTACAGGGCTGGAATGAATAGTAACACCAAGAACAATGCCAGCTAATTACGGCAGCCAGTACACTGCAGAACAAACCAGCTAATGTTCTGAAGAGAAACGTCTGTCTTTCAGTAATAAATCGGAATGAAATAAACCATATCTCATGCATTAC
Proteins encoded in this window:
- the upp2 gene encoding uridine phosphorylase 2 — its product is MAPILLNCMGNDQNEYIKQQVQVKNPYLDTMEEDILYHFNLSTKTHNLPEMFGDIKFVCVGGSSNRMKAFAQFIHQELKLPGNPEEIKDICEGTDRYCMYKVGPVLSISHGMGVPSISIMLHELIKLLHHAHCHDVVLFRLGTSGGVGLAPGTVVITDKAVDYSFCPRFEQVVLGKVITRSTELDEGVASELLQCSSELQNFPAVIGNTMCTHDFYEGQGRLDGALCSFSHGEKMEYLRRAYEAGVRNIEMESTVFAAMCRVCGLKAAVICVTLLNRFEGDQIASPHDVLLEYQQRPQILVSHFIKKRLGNIV